The nucleotide window AATTTGGGGCATTTTGGGAAAATCCAACCCTTCACCCCAGTTGTAAACCGATTGGAGCTTCAGTCCCAATGCTCGACTCAATAAACCGATACAGTGCTTTCGATAATTCGATTGCATCTCGGCTCTCAAAATGTCTTCTTCCGGCAAATCGTCCAGACCGTGCATTTTCCGACAAAATTCACGGGCACTTAATTGGGGTGGCTCAAGTTCGAGGGAATATTTTACCGAGGGGTAAATTACTTGATCACGATGGGAACTTACCGACTTAGGGTTTGAACGGTTTCTTGCTAGCATGATAGATGCTCTCCGTGTCTGGGCAGTCAGATGCGGGAGAAACTCGTCGGGGGAGGTGGTGGTGACACCGATCCCGGCGTTAGACGTTCTCTCTTCTCTGCGTTTATAGAGCTATGGTACTACAGGGCTTTAAGCCCTGCAACTTTACTCTACTTTCATTTAATCGCATTTTAACTAAAAAGGGGTTGATTGTGACTGAAAAATAATCCAAGTTCTGTTTTAGTTAGTGTTACTAATGGAGAAATTGTTAAGGATAAACAGCAAGCTTTGTAAGCTATACAAAGTCTAGATTCTATATCTTTAGAAAGACATTGTTTCAATTCAAGCTTAAAATTAGATTAACATAAAAAAGTAATTTTTATTAGTTTACGAATTTTTCATTAATTTAGAAAAAATCAAATTTTAATGAAAAGAAAAATTTATAGGTTCGATCTTGGACAATATGGGATGATTAACAGTGTGATTTTTTTGAAGCAAATGGTGTAATAAGAATTCCAGAGAAAAGGGTTATCATGTAACTAAAGGTATTTCAAACGAAACTACAACCTTTGACCCCTTCACCAATGGCGGCACATTTTCCATAGCTTGTTGAGGAACTGCTGTAGTTGATGTATTTAAGCCCTGATTACAGCCGACCTGATTACAACCGAGGAACAAAGTCACTCACGACCATGACCAGTGGAAAGTTATTCTACAACTCATTTCGTAACACTGGCCAAGAAAAACACAATAATCATGAACTCAGTTGAACCAAGATAAAAGGGCTGTTTTTTTAGCCGCGAGACTGAATCAATTCTTTTAAGTTATGTAAACGATTAAGTTATGCAAATGATAATTAGTAAAAGTCTAGGGGTTAAAAAAAAAGACCACCACTTGATTAATTTTTCATGACTTTTACAATTTCCCTTGCCAGTGTCCAGCCGAGTGTGTTTTCCTTGTTAATAGAATAATAAATTCTCTCCGTGTCTAGGTAGTTTTATGCAGAGAACTCGTCGGGGGTAGGTGCTGTAATCACCGAACCCGGCGTGGCTTTTTTTTGGCTCAAACCTAGATATTATTGAGTCCTATCATTCAGTCAATTTTCTGATTTAAACCTGATGATATACATCATTATATTGAAAAAATCTCTGACACAAATTCTCCCTTAACCTAAAATTTCTCAACAGGAATAGGACAAACTGGGATAGGATCGGCGAAATAGATCTGAATTTGGACAAATTATAGTTTTTTAATCCGATTAATAAGCTATTATAAACTCCCTTTAGACAGATTGCTCCATCACTCAACAACAGGTACTCTCATAAAGAAGTAGGCACTTGCCCTTTTGCCCTCGGATAAAGCTAGTTGCTTTGTTGGTTGTTGTAAGAGTCGCAAAGCCTCCCTCAAACAACTCTAGACAACAGAGACTTGAAAAAAGTAGTTATGTCCTTCGACTTTAACAAGTTTTTAACTTCTACCTCCGCTAAACGTCACGTTGATCCTGTCGATCTTTTCCAGAGTCTAAAGGTAATCGACCCCAAAGTAAATGACTTATGGCTGGCTCAGGGAGATGCTCTACGGCTCTGGCACGCTATACGAGATCATGAAGATGTGGCGATCGTTCTCAATACGGGAGCGGGAAAAACAATGATAGGAGTGATCACCGCACAATCTCTCGTCAATGAAACGAATGATCACGTTCTCTACGTATGCAGTTCGATCCAACTGGTGGAACAAACCGCCAAAAAAGCCGAAGGTTACGGACTCAAAGTTACGACTTATTACCGGAGTGATTTTAGCAATACACTCTACCAACGAGGGCAAGCTCCCTGTGTGACCACCTATCATGCCCTTTTAAATGGGAAATCTCGCTTTTTACAAGATCTCCCATCTGCGATCATCTTTGATGATGCTCATACCGTCGAACATCTCCTGCGAGATGCCTTCAGCATCAAGATTAGACGAGAAACATTTCCCAAAGCCTTTTCACAGATAGTAGAACTTTTTCGCCGCTATTACAGGCTGATTCGCTCAGGGGTAGGTTATGAAGAAACTAAAAAACAAAGAAACGGCAATAATTATTGGTTTGTACCCCCTTTTGCCCTCTACGAACAATATCATGAATTAGAAAGGATTTTACTCGATGCCGATCTCGATGAGGAACTCGAAACCCTGTTTTCTTGGGAGCATCTGAAGAATTATCTCGATATCTGCGCCCTGTTCATTTCAGGTCAGGAAATTGTCCTAACGCCCCCCGTCATTCCGGTTAGTACCATTCCTTACTTTCAAAAAGGTATCCGTCGGCTTTATCTTTCAGCCACTCTCACGGCGGGGGATAAATTTATGAGAACTTTTGGCCGAGTACCGGAGATCGTTACTCCGAAAACCACTGCCGGGGAGTGTGAGAGATTGATCCTCATCCCCTCGATGCACTCAGATTGTCTCGATGATGTCGCCATCGCTAAAAGTATTATTCGAGAACAAAAAGCTTTAATTTTAGTGCCTTCTTATCGTCGAGAAGCAATTTGGTCTGATGTGCTGACCATGCGTGAAAAAGATAATATTACCGAGAAAATTGAAACGTTTAAAACAGCCGAAACTCCCGAAAAAATGTCATTAGTCAGTCGCTATGATGGGATCGATTTTCCTGATAAGGATTGTCGCGTCATGGTCATCGACGATCTTCCCTCCAGTCTCAATCCTCTAGAAAAATTCTTTTGGGAAAAACTCGGTTTAGCTAAGTATTTACGCTCGGCGATTTCCTCTCGAATCATTCAGGCATTTGGTCGAATTTCTAGAGGAATGAGCGACTATGGGGTGGTGATTATTACTAGCCAAAAACTGCGAGATTGGCTACTTGAGCCGAAAAATCGGGCGACTTTACCTTTATTTTTGGTTCAACAACTAGAATTAGGGATGAATATTTCCGAAGATACCCATCCCTCAGAACTTGAAAAACTTGCTTCTCGCTGCCTCAAGCGAAATCCCGACTGGCTTAATCTTTACAACAAACAAATTCAAAAATCTAATTCAGATGTGGAATCCACCACCGATCCGCAAGCTCTCAGGATTTCTCAGACCGAATTCGAGTTTGGTCAAGCTTTGTGGCGACGGGATTATGAAGGGGCGGCTAGATGTCTGTCACAGTCTTTAGAAGAAACTTTTGAAGCCAGTGCCAATACCGCCGCGTGGCATCTTCTTTGGCTAGGTTATTGCTTTGAGCGGCTTGGGCAGAAGAAGGAGGCTTATGAGGCTTACCAAAGGGCGCATAACATCGCCCACAATATTCCCCCTTTGCACCTTCAAGATTGGTCAAATCTCACGCCGGAATTACCCAATCAAGTGCTAGAGGTAGCCCGATATTTGTACAGCGACCCTTTAGTTATGCAACAGTCCGTTCCGAAAACTTTCGATCTCGATCTGGCTGTTCTCGATGGTACAGGCTCACCCGACCAAATTGAGGAATCCCTACGACTGTTAGGACAATATTTAGGTCTAATGTCGACTCGCCCGGAAAAAGAATTTGGAACCGGCCCTGACGTTTTTTGGGATGGAGGGGTGGGAACTGCTTTATGTTTAGAAGTTAAATCAGATAAGCAGTCTAGGTCTTCCTATATTAAAAAAGATTTAGGACAGTTGAGAGATCATCAGCAATGGGTCAGAAATCATTCTGAAGCTAAGACTATCTATACAGCTTTTGTGGGTTTATTACTTCCTCCGTCGTTAAGTTCCAATCCTGACCCCGATATGGATGTTATCGAGTTGAAGGAATTTAAAGCGATCGCGCAAAGGTTGAGGGCAGCACTAGAAGATATCTGTACCCAGGCTTTACCATCCACCTTACCCCAGAAGATTTTTGAGGTGTTCAAGCAAAGAGATCTACTTTGGCCAGAGCTTTATCGAAATATGGAGAAATCTAAGCTTCAGGAACTTGGTGAAAAGCACTAATCATTACTTAACTGAAATAAAGAGAAATATGAACCAATCTGGTTTTTATAACTCTTTTCGTTTCTTTATTTCAAACTATTCTAGCTTATCCCTTTATTACCTGTATTTTTACCAGTCGATTGAAGAACAAATGTAAACCTTGATTTTACTGATAAAAATATTTTCAGTGGCTTTTTTTGGCACTAAAGTTCCTTATATTTACGGTATATTTAGGTTAATTTACCATCTTAAGATGATACATATCTCCTAAATCTCCCTAACCCTCATATTCTTTAATTAATTTTTCCGCTTTTGCTGCCTTAGTGAAAAAAGCTAAATCAGCTAAGTCTGAGCGGGATTTTTGAGAAGAGGTTCTGTAAAAATACTGAAATTTTCAACGCGGATCAGTTTTTGCCGGGTTGATTACATAGTATTGAACTAAAAGTATGGTTAGAGAGATCAAATACCTATGTCACACCGTCTGGAGCGATTACTGAAAATCGATCAATTGCTGCGTTCAAGTCAGCGAATTACACAAGGAATATTAGCCCAACATCTCGAAGTTAAAGAAAGAACTGTTCGAGATGATTTGCATTTCCTTCGAGATCGCTATCATGCTCCTTTAGAGTTTAATAAGCAAAAAGGATGGTTTTATACCGATTCTAATTGGCGTTTGCCCAGTATTTCTCTAAGTCAGGGGGAATTATTTGCTCTGACTTTAGGGGCGAGAATGTTGGAGGCTTATGCTGGATCAGCCTACGAAAAAGAACTCCGTTCCTCAATTGAACAATTATCTAAGCGACTGCCTGAAAAAAGTTGGGTTAATTTGCAGCAATTAGCAGATGAGCGCATTATTTTTCGCTCAGGAGCCGAAATGCTCAATCTTAATTCAGAAATTTTTCAACAGTTAGTAGAAGCTTTCAACACCTCTCGACGGGTTTGGATTCACTATTACGCTGCTACTCGAAATGAAGAATCCGAACGGGTGGTCGATCCTTACTTTTTAGATATTTATCGAGGAAGTAATCCTTACTTAATTGGATTTTGTCATAAACGTCAGGCTATACGGGACTTTCGGATCGATCGCATTAAAAAGTTACGATTACTTGATGAAAAATTTCAACGAGATCCTAACTTTGATGCTAAAGCCTATCTGGAAAAACGATTTCAACACGAAGGGGGAGAAAAATTATTTTCTGTTGCTATTTGGTTTGATAAATTATCTGCGCCTTTTATCCGTGAAAGACGCTGGCACGTTACTCAAGAAATAACAGAACATCCGGATACTTCATTAACTCTGCATTTAGTAACGGCAGGGTTAAACGATTTAAAACGATGGGTTTTAGGGTATGGAAAAGGGGCGAAGGTTTTAGAACCACCAGAGCTAGTCACTCTAGTAATCGATGAAATTCAACAGATGTCAAAAATTTATCAAATTTAAGGAAAATAACAAAAATGATGGATTCTCTTTTACTCTGGGCAAAACTCGATAAAAAAAATAGTGAAATATATCACCCGCCTTTATTTCATCTCATAGATACTGCTACAGTAACAAAAGCTCTATTAACCAAGGGATTATCTCCATATTTAGTTTCTAGGTTGTCTGAAAGCTTAGAGATTAACCATGAAAGCTTGTTACAATTTGCTCCTTTTCTAAGTGGGTCACATGATCTTGGTAAAATTGCTCCTGATTTCCAATTTCAGAATGATCAAGGCAGCGAGATCGCCAAAAAGCTTATGGGAGAATCTTCTTATTCCTTATGGCAAAAAAATAGAGAGCGTAATAAAATTCTCCACGGGACTATTACAGCAGTTACGTTGCCAGAATATCTTGAAAATTTTGGCTTGGATTCTATTATAGCTGAAGAGTTAGCAGTTATTACGGGAGGACATCACGGAATTTTTCCTCATCCTAATGATATTAAAAATGCTAAATATAGCAAATCAAATATAGGTAAAAAGCATTGGATAAAACTTCGTAAGGAAACGGTAGATGAACTGGTTAAATATACAAAAATCGAAAAGAAAGATTTTCCAACTAAATTGACACCTGCTTCAAAAATTATTCTTGCAGGGTTAATCACTTTATCAGATTGGATTGCTTCTAATCAAGCTTGGTTTCGTCCCTGTTCAAATAAACCTCTTGAAGAATATGTTAAGACAATAGATGAAAAAGTGGATAAAGCACTTAGAGAATCTGGATGGATAGGGTGGGAATCTCATGATTCTACCTTACCATCAAAAAAACTGTT belongs to Gloeothece citriformis PCC 7424 and includes:
- a CDS encoding DEAD/DEAH box helicase family protein, yielding MSFDFNKFLTSTSAKRHVDPVDLFQSLKVIDPKVNDLWLAQGDALRLWHAIRDHEDVAIVLNTGAGKTMIGVITAQSLVNETNDHVLYVCSSIQLVEQTAKKAEGYGLKVTTYYRSDFSNTLYQRGQAPCVTTYHALLNGKSRFLQDLPSAIIFDDAHTVEHLLRDAFSIKIRRETFPKAFSQIVELFRRYYRLIRSGVGYEETKKQRNGNNYWFVPPFALYEQYHELERILLDADLDEELETLFSWEHLKNYLDICALFISGQEIVLTPPVIPVSTIPYFQKGIRRLYLSATLTAGDKFMRTFGRVPEIVTPKTTAGECERLILIPSMHSDCLDDVAIAKSIIREQKALILVPSYRREAIWSDVLTMREKDNITEKIETFKTAETPEKMSLVSRYDGIDFPDKDCRVMVIDDLPSSLNPLEKFFWEKLGLAKYLRSAISSRIIQAFGRISRGMSDYGVVIITSQKLRDWLLEPKNRATLPLFLVQQLELGMNISEDTHPSELEKLASRCLKRNPDWLNLYNKQIQKSNSDVESTTDPQALRISQTEFEFGQALWRRDYEGAARCLSQSLEETFEASANTAAWHLLWLGYCFERLGQKKEAYEAYQRAHNIAHNIPPLHLQDWSNLTPELPNQVLEVARYLYSDPLVMQQSVPKTFDLDLAVLDGTGSPDQIEESLRLLGQYLGLMSTRPEKEFGTGPDVFWDGGVGTALCLEVKSDKQSRSSYIKKDLGQLRDHQQWVRNHSEAKTIYTAFVGLLLPPSLSSNPDPDMDVIELKEFKAIAQRLRAALEDICTQALPSTLPQKIFEVFKQRDLLWPELYRNMEKSKLQELGEKH
- a CDS encoding helix-turn-helix transcriptional regulator; the encoded protein is MSHRLERLLKIDQLLRSSQRITQGILAQHLEVKERTVRDDLHFLRDRYHAPLEFNKQKGWFYTDSNWRLPSISLSQGELFALTLGARMLEAYAGSAYEKELRSSIEQLSKRLPEKSWVNLQQLADERIIFRSGAEMLNLNSEIFQQLVEAFNTSRRVWIHYYAATRNEESERVVDPYFLDIYRGSNPYLIGFCHKRQAIRDFRIDRIKKLRLLDEKFQRDPNFDAKAYLEKRFQHEGGEKLFSVAIWFDKLSAPFIRERRWHVTQEITEHPDTSLTLHLVTAGLNDLKRWVLGYGKGAKVLEPPELVTLVIDEIQQMSKIYQI